Genomic window (Oryza sativa Japonica Group chromosome 3, ASM3414082v1):
AAACTCAAGGTAGCCATACTACTCACCTGAGACCCTACAATAGGCACTCTTCTGTATGAGCTCAGATTTGGATAACTCTGTTTTGTTCCCTTTAGACCGGTTTACAGTAGCCTGTGGGAAAGAACCGACCGTGTCAAATGAGAAGGCTGTGCATCACAATTCACATAGGATCACATACTACTAGCAATGTTTTCCAACAAGATAACACACTACAGACAAGGTTTCATCGTAAACAATTTACGATTTCATTATTTCATCAATGCTCAATAGTAACAGGAAAATCATGAGTAACTTCTTTGTGACTGAAGAGAGGCGCAAATGTGCAAACAGGTGGGCCATCGGCATTACATAGGAAGCTTGTTTGTATCAATTAGTTAGAACCAGGTAGCACTCCCCATTACCTCACTCCGACAAACAATAAACTTAGCACAATTCTGTGTATGCACAAGTACAGTGGAGTGATCGATCAGGGTATGGAACTATAGAGACGCATGTACCTGCAAAACCTGGCAGTTCTCCAATGTGCTCTTCCCACCCTGTCCATTCAAAAAAGGATTAGTAATGCAACGCGTCAAATAAAATCATGTTCTAAGTTCTAACTAAGAACAGTACAATTAAGCGAATGAAAATGCAACATGAAGCACTGAAATCTCCCGGGGCTTTCACATCATCAATTCATCAGACATCAAAGTAAGAAAGTAGCAGCGTTACACGAACTCATTCATCAGTGTTGGAGTTGGGGTTTGGGACCTTGGAGTAGGGGACGATGTGGTCGTAGTCGTGGCAGAGGCATCCGGGGCAGCCGACGAGCTTGCGGAAGACGACGTTGCCGAGCGCGTCGCGGCGCCACCTCTCCGGGTCGCGCCCGGCCACCCGCTCCGCCTTCTCCCAGCACCGCTGCTTCACCACGTAGGGGAAGCTCCGCggctccgacgacgacgccgacggccgcggcgccgtGAGGAGCAGGCCGTCCAGCTCCTCCGCGACCGCGGccacggaggcggaggaggaccgAGGGGAGGT
Coding sequences:
- the LOC4331767 gene encoding uncharacterized protein, whose protein sequence is MVGRKPLRRRRHDAPPSPPLFGATPRPTSPRSSSASVAAVAEELDGLLLTAPRPSASSSEPRSFPYVVKQRCWEKAERVAGRDPERWRRDALGNVVFRKLVGCPGCLCHDYDHIVPYSKGGKSTLENCQVLQATVNRSKGNKTELSKSELIQKSAYCRVSGRDMDLLELSAYGNVRRGPDSGGCRIQ